Proteins encoded within one genomic window of Aphelocoma coerulescens isolate FSJ_1873_10779 chromosome 9, UR_Acoe_1.0, whole genome shotgun sequence:
- the SCG2 gene encoding secretogranin-2 isoform X1 — MARNQGNILNMAETKIFQPGATCALTFFFVLICWVDAASFQQHQLLQKEPDYAMKNLQRVPNPDMIKALEYIEDLRKQTNKGESSPDYNSYQSVPYLLPQKESKDQLHLPDKVRDSLTEEESQWVKVMLEALRQAEKESKAGPKENKPYGLSSDNNFPDGLTDDYEAYKWPERWQKYLKMPLGHYEDGSRDSPFKRTNEIVEEQYTPQSLATLESVFQELGKMAGPSNHKKERLDEDQKLYTDDEDDVYKVNNIAYEDVVGGEDWNPIEEKVESQTQEEIKDSKEEIDKHEEEIDEEMKRSGKLSFLEDEIRRENKDQMSEDVSKLMNYYLKRLMGSSAGNRKLRTGGELEEKRASIFLDKQLDPQSIAQLIEISRNLQIPPEDLIDMLKAGEKKQLHNERLEAEQEMEFPEDLDEITETNLGQSDIFKNNINSKNGYVKQPLIPENLPEDLNIEDIVSLLGNDNLANQNPSYLLNRLNQENDLPRLSYIPRRLKGHLFPKASWMNDLERRQMEYEKLDEKDEELADYLAKVLAKYPEVINTNQMKRVPAPASESNLQEEEHLEQAIREHLNQLGPQEAAKLASLSKRLSMAGEADDTQAKQYLDEDMLAKVLEYLKQEKSELERDHITKRAMENM; from the coding sequence gaaatattttaaatatggcAGAAACTAAAATCTTCCAGCCTGGAGCAACCTGTGCTCTCACCTTTTTCTTTGTCCTAATCTGTTGGGTTGATGCAGCCtccttccagcagcaccagctgcttCAGAAAGAACCAGACTATGCAATGAAAAACTTACAAAGGGTCCCAAATCCCGATATGATCAAAGCACTGGAATACATAGAAGACCTCCGCAAGCAAACCAACAAGGGAGAAAGCAGCCCTGATTACAACTCTTATCAAAGTGTCCCATACCTCCTGccacagaaagaaagcaaggatCAGCTTCACCTCCCAGATAAAGTACGGGATTCTTTGACTGAAGAGGAGTCCCAATGGGTTAAGGTAATGCTGGAAGCCTTGCGGCAAGCTGAGAAGGAGTCAAAAGCTGGCCCAAAGGAGAATAAACCTTACGGTCTGAGTTCAGATAACAATTTTCCAGATGGATTAACTGATGATTACGAGGCTTACAAGTGGCCTGAGAGGTGGCAAAAGTACCTCAAAATGCCACTTGGGCACTATGAAGATGGTTCAAGAGACAGTCCCTTCAAGCGTACCAACGAAATCGTGGAAGAGCAATACACCCCCCAGAGCCTTGCCACGCTGGAGTCGGTGTTCCAGGAGCTGGGGAAGATGGCAGGACCCAGTAACCACAAGAAAGAAAGGCTGGATGAGGACCAGAAACTGTATAcagatgatgaagatgatgtGTATAAAGTGAACAACATCGCCTATGAAGATGTGGTTGGAGGAGAAGATTGGAATCCCATAGAGGAAAAAGTGGAAAGCCAAACCCAGGAAGAGATAAAAGATAGCAAAGAGGAAATTGATAAACATGAAGAGGAGATTGATGAGGAAATGAAAAGATCAGGAAAACTCAGCTTCCTTGAGGATGAaataagaagagaaaataaagatcAAATGTCAGAGGATGTTTCAAAGCTAATGAATTATTACCTGAAGAGGCTGATGGGtagcagtgctgggaacagGAAATTAAGGACTGGAGGAGAACTAGAGGAAAAAAGAGCATCCATATTTTTGGATAAACAGCTTGATCCTCAGTCTATAGCTCAGCTGATAGAAATCTCAAGGAATTTGCAAATTCCTCCTGAGGATTTGATAGACATGTTgaaagctggagaaaaaaagcagcttcaCAATGAAAGGCTGGAAGCTGAGCAGGAAATGGAATTCCCAGAAGACCTCGACGAGATAACTGAAACCAATCTAGGACAGAgtgatatatttaaaaataatataaactCTAAAAACGGGTACGTGAAGCAGCCTCTTATTCCAGAAAATCTACCTGAAGACCTCAATATTGAAGATATTGTCAGCCTTCTGGGAAATGACAATTTAGCTAATCAGAATCCTTCCTACTTACTAAATCGTCTTAATCAAGAGAACGATTTGCCAAGACTGTCTTACATTCCTAGAAGATTGAAAGGACACCTGTTCCCTAAAGCTTCCTGGATGAACGATTTGGAAAGACGACAAATGGAGTATGAGAAACTGGATGAGAAGGATGAAGAACTGGCTGATTACTTGGCAAAGGTGCTGGCAAAATACCCTGAAGTGATCAATACAAACCAGATGAAACGAGTCCCAGCTCCAGCTTCTGAGAGCAATCTGCAGGAAGAGGAGCACCTGGAGCAGGCCATCcgagagcacctaaaccagctGGGACCACAGGAAGCTGCCAAGCTGGCTTCCCTCAGCAAAAGGCTCTCCATGGCCGGGGAAGCTGATGACACACAAGCCAAGCAGTACCTGGATGAGGATATGCTGGCCAAGGTGCTGGAGTATCTAAAACAGGAGAAATCAGAACTTGAAAGAGATCACATTACCAAGCGAGCAATGGAAAACATGTAA
- the SCG2 gene encoding secretogranin-2 isoform X2, with product MAETKIFQPGATCALTFFFVLICWVDAASFQQHQLLQKEPDYAMKNLQRVPNPDMIKALEYIEDLRKQTNKGESSPDYNSYQSVPYLLPQKESKDQLHLPDKVRDSLTEEESQWVKVMLEALRQAEKESKAGPKENKPYGLSSDNNFPDGLTDDYEAYKWPERWQKYLKMPLGHYEDGSRDSPFKRTNEIVEEQYTPQSLATLESVFQELGKMAGPSNHKKERLDEDQKLYTDDEDDVYKVNNIAYEDVVGGEDWNPIEEKVESQTQEEIKDSKEEIDKHEEEIDEEMKRSGKLSFLEDEIRRENKDQMSEDVSKLMNYYLKRLMGSSAGNRKLRTGGELEEKRASIFLDKQLDPQSIAQLIEISRNLQIPPEDLIDMLKAGEKKQLHNERLEAEQEMEFPEDLDEITETNLGQSDIFKNNINSKNGYVKQPLIPENLPEDLNIEDIVSLLGNDNLANQNPSYLLNRLNQENDLPRLSYIPRRLKGHLFPKASWMNDLERRQMEYEKLDEKDEELADYLAKVLAKYPEVINTNQMKRVPAPASESNLQEEEHLEQAIREHLNQLGPQEAAKLASLSKRLSMAGEADDTQAKQYLDEDMLAKVLEYLKQEKSELERDHITKRAMENM from the coding sequence atggcAGAAACTAAAATCTTCCAGCCTGGAGCAACCTGTGCTCTCACCTTTTTCTTTGTCCTAATCTGTTGGGTTGATGCAGCCtccttccagcagcaccagctgcttCAGAAAGAACCAGACTATGCAATGAAAAACTTACAAAGGGTCCCAAATCCCGATATGATCAAAGCACTGGAATACATAGAAGACCTCCGCAAGCAAACCAACAAGGGAGAAAGCAGCCCTGATTACAACTCTTATCAAAGTGTCCCATACCTCCTGccacagaaagaaagcaaggatCAGCTTCACCTCCCAGATAAAGTACGGGATTCTTTGACTGAAGAGGAGTCCCAATGGGTTAAGGTAATGCTGGAAGCCTTGCGGCAAGCTGAGAAGGAGTCAAAAGCTGGCCCAAAGGAGAATAAACCTTACGGTCTGAGTTCAGATAACAATTTTCCAGATGGATTAACTGATGATTACGAGGCTTACAAGTGGCCTGAGAGGTGGCAAAAGTACCTCAAAATGCCACTTGGGCACTATGAAGATGGTTCAAGAGACAGTCCCTTCAAGCGTACCAACGAAATCGTGGAAGAGCAATACACCCCCCAGAGCCTTGCCACGCTGGAGTCGGTGTTCCAGGAGCTGGGGAAGATGGCAGGACCCAGTAACCACAAGAAAGAAAGGCTGGATGAGGACCAGAAACTGTATAcagatgatgaagatgatgtGTATAAAGTGAACAACATCGCCTATGAAGATGTGGTTGGAGGAGAAGATTGGAATCCCATAGAGGAAAAAGTGGAAAGCCAAACCCAGGAAGAGATAAAAGATAGCAAAGAGGAAATTGATAAACATGAAGAGGAGATTGATGAGGAAATGAAAAGATCAGGAAAACTCAGCTTCCTTGAGGATGAaataagaagagaaaataaagatcAAATGTCAGAGGATGTTTCAAAGCTAATGAATTATTACCTGAAGAGGCTGATGGGtagcagtgctgggaacagGAAATTAAGGACTGGAGGAGAACTAGAGGAAAAAAGAGCATCCATATTTTTGGATAAACAGCTTGATCCTCAGTCTATAGCTCAGCTGATAGAAATCTCAAGGAATTTGCAAATTCCTCCTGAGGATTTGATAGACATGTTgaaagctggagaaaaaaagcagcttcaCAATGAAAGGCTGGAAGCTGAGCAGGAAATGGAATTCCCAGAAGACCTCGACGAGATAACTGAAACCAATCTAGGACAGAgtgatatatttaaaaataatataaactCTAAAAACGGGTACGTGAAGCAGCCTCTTATTCCAGAAAATCTACCTGAAGACCTCAATATTGAAGATATTGTCAGCCTTCTGGGAAATGACAATTTAGCTAATCAGAATCCTTCCTACTTACTAAATCGTCTTAATCAAGAGAACGATTTGCCAAGACTGTCTTACATTCCTAGAAGATTGAAAGGACACCTGTTCCCTAAAGCTTCCTGGATGAACGATTTGGAAAGACGACAAATGGAGTATGAGAAACTGGATGAGAAGGATGAAGAACTGGCTGATTACTTGGCAAAGGTGCTGGCAAAATACCCTGAAGTGATCAATACAAACCAGATGAAACGAGTCCCAGCTCCAGCTTCTGAGAGCAATCTGCAGGAAGAGGAGCACCTGGAGCAGGCCATCcgagagcacctaaaccagctGGGACCACAGGAAGCTGCCAAGCTGGCTTCCCTCAGCAAAAGGCTCTCCATGGCCGGGGAAGCTGATGACACACAAGCCAAGCAGTACCTGGATGAGGATATGCTGGCCAAGGTGCTGGAGTATCTAAAACAGGAGAAATCAGAACTTGAAAGAGATCACATTACCAAGCGAGCAATGGAAAACATGTAA